One region of Terricaulis silvestris genomic DNA includes:
- a CDS encoding S8 family serine peptidase, which produces MLFKRLLILAVAVAAASVASAQVLPGVPGVGGTVGGVLSDPLGEVEQTTRDVSRVSTRELRNARDVAARQLLRRYPNQIDTDPDGAIVVRREIVAIAPSEAALAAAQARGFTVGAAVESGDLGLNVVVLRAPANMPTRRAVELLREIDPDGAYDYNHIYLGAGDTPSIAKQARDRTGSTAGVRIGLIDSGVDADHPAFAGANIQQRGFGGEARVGAHGTAVASLIAGTQGAAPGATLYVADVYGGAPTGGGATAIVAALGWLVQSHARVINISLVGPNNRAVDAAVRAAIARGAVIVAAVGNDGPAAAPLYPASYPGVVGVTGVDARNRVLPEAGRGAQVDFAAPGSDFSAASLGRRYAAIRGTSYAAPIVTGLLARAGGNAAALANDAIDLGPRGADRTFGAGLVGQDIRDSARRLARR; this is translated from the coding sequence ATGCTCTTCAAACGCCTTCTCATTTTGGCTGTTGCCGTCGCGGCGGCCAGCGTCGCTTCGGCGCAAGTGCTGCCGGGCGTTCCTGGCGTTGGCGGGACCGTGGGCGGCGTGCTCAGCGATCCGCTCGGCGAAGTGGAGCAAACCACGCGAGACGTCTCTCGCGTGTCCACCCGCGAACTACGCAACGCGCGCGATGTCGCCGCACGCCAATTGCTGCGCCGCTACCCCAATCAGATCGATACCGACCCGGACGGCGCGATCGTCGTTCGCCGCGAGATCGTCGCCATTGCCCCTAGTGAGGCAGCGCTTGCGGCGGCGCAAGCGCGCGGATTCACGGTCGGTGCGGCGGTGGAGTCCGGGGACCTTGGGCTCAACGTGGTGGTGTTGCGCGCGCCGGCGAACATGCCGACGCGCCGCGCCGTGGAACTCTTGCGCGAGATCGATCCCGATGGCGCATACGACTACAACCACATCTATCTCGGCGCTGGCGACACGCCATCGATCGCCAAGCAAGCCCGCGATCGAACTGGCTCTACGGCGGGCGTGCGCATCGGGCTCATCGATTCCGGCGTGGACGCCGATCATCCGGCCTTCGCCGGCGCAAATATTCAACAGCGTGGTTTCGGAGGAGAGGCCCGCGTCGGCGCACACGGCACAGCGGTGGCTTCCTTGATTGCCGGCACACAAGGTGCGGCGCCCGGCGCTACACTTTACGTAGCAGACGTGTACGGCGGCGCGCCGACAGGGGGCGGCGCAACCGCGATTGTCGCGGCGCTCGGGTGGCTCGTGCAATCCCATGCGCGCGTGATCAACATTTCGCTAGTTGGGCCAAACAATCGCGCAGTGGACGCAGCGGTTCGCGCCGCGATCGCGCGAGGCGCCGTGATCGTGGCCGCCGTCGGCAATGACGGCCCTGCCGCAGCACCGCTCTATCCAGCCTCGTATCCCGGAGTCGTTGGCGTCACCGGCGTCGATGCGCGCAACCGTGTTTTGCCCGAGGCGGGCCGCGGCGCGCAGGTGGACTTCGCTGCGCCCGGCTCGGACTTCTCGGCGGCCTCGCTCGGGAGGCGCTATGCCGCGATACGCGGCACCTCTTATGCAGCGCCCATCGTGACCGGGCTCCTTGCGCGCGCCGGTGGAAACGCGGCGGCGCTGGCAAATGACGCGATCGATCTCGGGCCACGCGGCGCCGACCGGACATTCGGCGCCGGCCTCGTTGGCCAAGACATCCGCGATAGCGCACGGCGCCTGGCGCGGCGCTAA
- a CDS encoding RNA polymerase sigma factor translates to MAAPGDPVRRELLALLPRLRRFARALTRNPDEADDLVQNAVERALRNLAAWTPGTRLDSWMFRIMKNAWIDEVRSRSVRDRVLAPEETGLNVGTGGAAEMETHLEAQAARTAMEALPEEQRLVLALVLVEGFSYRETAEMLDVPIGTVTSRLARGRAAIEARLSGRAEGA, encoded by the coding sequence ATGGCCGCCCCTGGCGATCCAGTCCGCCGCGAATTGCTCGCGTTGCTGCCGCGCCTGCGGCGCTTCGCGCGCGCGCTGACGCGAAACCCTGACGAGGCCGACGACCTCGTTCAGAACGCGGTGGAACGCGCGTTACGCAATCTCGCGGCGTGGACGCCGGGCACGCGGCTGGATTCGTGGATGTTTCGCATCATGAAGAATGCCTGGATCGATGAAGTCCGCTCCCGCAGCGTCCGTGACCGTGTGCTTGCGCCGGAGGAGACCGGCTTGAATGTGGGAACCGGCGGCGCCGCCGAGATGGAAACGCACTTGGAGGCGCAAGCCGCCCGTACGGCGATGGAAGCGTTGCCGGAAGAACAACGGCTGGTTCTGGCGCTGGTGTTGGTCGAAGGATTTTCGTATCGCGAAACGGCTGAGATGCTCGATGTGCCGATTGGAACGGTGACGAGCAGGCTGGCGCGGGGCCGTGCTGCGATTGAAGCGCGCTTGTCCGGCCGCGCGGAGGGCGCGTGA
- a CDS encoding c-type cytochrome: MRILVLPALLLALAACGPSQPDSSAPPAPVAPEVSNEEMQARIAALPAPYNEASYEGGRRVFAQCRSCHTIDAGGGNRVGPNLHGVFGREIGTAEGFTYSQAVQDANFVWDADHLDHWLANPQTFLPGNRMAFAGVRDETQRRDVIAYLMAETAPQ, from the coding sequence ATGCGCATTCTGGTTTTGCCTGCTTTGCTGCTCGCCCTCGCCGCGTGCGGACCCTCGCAGCCGGATTCGTCCGCACCTCCCGCGCCAGTAGCGCCTGAAGTCTCCAACGAAGAAATGCAGGCGCGTATCGCGGCGTTGCCGGCGCCGTACAACGAAGCCAGCTACGAGGGCGGCCGTCGTGTGTTCGCGCAATGCCGCTCTTGCCATACGATCGACGCTGGCGGCGGCAACCGCGTCGGACCGAACCTGCATGGCGTTTTCGGGCGCGAAATTGGCACGGCCGAAGGCTTCACCTATTCGCAGGCCGTGCAAGACGCGAACTTTGTCTGGGACGCCGATCATCTCGATCATTGGCTGGCGAACCCGCAGACGTTCCTGCCCGGCAACCGCATGGCGTTCGCAGGCGTGCGCGATGAAACGCAGCGCCGTGACGTGATCGCTTATCTGATGGCCGAAACCGCGCCGCAGTGA
- a CDS encoding N-acetylmuramidase domain-containing protein → MSFWDSVFGAIFGRRSSTPPRPTSPPPPPPPRPPATPPAPPRPPATPPAPPPPASPPASPPAAPPPAAPPAPPPAAPSGPPAGFSLDSLRATDAARLADDAIITGATQLGVADANVLKAILRVESGGPGFSGQKLLISFEPFYFSQATGGRFDASNPSISNQSRAPLGGTQSSRWTKVAEAYALDPAAALGATSWGAFQLPGRYYATAGYANVWAFVQDMAQSEARQLAAFIAYVTRGGLADELQRRDWTAFAGEFEGGPGAAAYATALANAFAALPPLVNDGYLTTLRAGSTAALTRADYEVIATELGCEVEAVQAVVEVESGRAGAFGPDGRPIILFEPHIFSRRTNRRFDATNPTISYPTWDASKYPRTQAERWDQLAAAYALDPQNAVASASYGLFQIMGFNHAACGFADPKAFVTDMCRSQAQQLKAFAAFVRSNNLADELVRKDWEGFARGYNGSGQVERYGGMMRDAYTRLKATS, encoded by the coding sequence ATGAGCTTCTGGGATTCAGTGTTCGGCGCAATCTTCGGCCGCCGCTCTTCAACGCCGCCGCGCCCAACGTCCCCACCGCCTCCGCCACCGCCGCGTCCGCCCGCGACACCACCCGCACCGCCGCGTCCGCCTGCAACGCCGCCCGCGCCGCCGCCGCCGGCGAGCCCGCCTGCTTCACCACCAGCTGCGCCGCCGCCAGCCGCGCCGCCTGCGCCACCGCCGGCCGCGCCATCAGGTCCGCCTGCTGGATTCTCGCTCGATAGTTTGCGCGCAACAGATGCCGCGCGACTTGCCGACGATGCGATCATCACCGGCGCGACGCAGCTCGGCGTCGCGGACGCGAACGTGCTGAAAGCCATTCTGCGCGTCGAAAGCGGCGGGCCGGGATTCTCCGGTCAGAAGTTGCTGATCTCGTTCGAGCCGTTCTACTTCAGCCAAGCGACTGGCGGCCGTTTCGACGCCAGCAACCCGAGCATCTCAAACCAAAGCCGCGCGCCGCTCGGCGGCACTCAGTCCTCGCGTTGGACCAAAGTTGCGGAAGCTTACGCACTTGATCCGGCAGCGGCGCTTGGCGCGACGAGCTGGGGCGCGTTCCAATTGCCCGGCCGCTACTACGCGACCGCTGGTTACGCCAACGTCTGGGCCTTCGTGCAAGACATGGCGCAATCGGAAGCGCGTCAACTCGCTGCGTTCATAGCGTACGTGACGCGCGGCGGCTTGGCGGACGAACTGCAACGCCGCGATTGGACCGCGTTCGCCGGCGAATTCGAAGGCGGGCCAGGCGCTGCCGCCTATGCAACAGCGCTGGCCAATGCGTTTGCGGCGCTACCACCGCTGGTCAATGACGGCTACCTCACCACTTTGCGCGCAGGCAGCACTGCGGCGCTGACGCGGGCGGACTACGAGGTCATCGCCACGGAACTCGGCTGCGAGGTCGAAGCTGTGCAGGCGGTGGTCGAGGTCGAAAGCGGCCGCGCCGGCGCGTTTGGCCCGGATGGACGCCCGATCATTCTGTTCGAGCCGCACATCTTCTCGCGCCGCACCAATCGCCGCTTCGACGCGACCAACCCAACCATCTCGTATCCGACCTGGGACGCGTCGAAATATCCGCGCACCCAGGCCGAGCGCTGGGATCAGCTCGCGGCCGCCTACGCACTCGATCCGCAAAACGCGGTCGCATCGGCGAGCTATGGTCTGTTCCAGATCATGGGCTTCAACCACGCGGCGTGCGGCTTCGCCGATCCGAAAGCGTTCGTCACCGACATGTGCCGTTCACAAGCTCAGCAGCTCAAAGCGTTCGCCGCTTTCGTGCGCTCCAACAACCTTGCGGACGAACTCGTCCGCAAGGATTGGGAGGGCTTCGCGCGGGGGTATAACGGCTCGGGCCAAGTCGAGCGCTACGGCGGCATGATGCGCGACGCTTACACCCGCCTGAAAGCCACGTCGTAA
- a CDS encoding efflux RND transporter periplasmic adaptor subunit, with translation MLGLFKRYGFAAVVAVGLGLITLVVVGKTLFDSLGGEGAATAAPPGADRGGGGGGGGAPNVLAATTTMHTFTDGLQALGSAQARESIVLTPKVADTIRALRFDSGDRVRRGQVLVEMSSVEQAADMAEARAANDAAQEELRRYQELFERGFASQARLDTVRAAADATEARLNAGGSRIADRTIRAPFAGIVGLRTASPGQFMRPGDQIGTLDDVSEIKLDFDVPETQLARVTQGVEIIARTAAYPDRVFTGRIANVDSRVDPTTRTVRVRAMLPNADEVLRPGMLLTVEVRSNPRQALAIPEIAILDQADGAYVYRVVAREGGQAVDLVRIQTGQRAGGMAEVLEGLSVGDRVITEGVQSVRPGQPVQLGEPPATGDAAQQLPLRPRG, from the coding sequence ATGCTGGGGTTGTTCAAGCGCTATGGCTTCGCGGCTGTCGTTGCCGTCGGGCTGGGCCTGATCACACTTGTCGTGGTCGGCAAGACGCTGTTCGACAGCTTGGGCGGCGAGGGCGCGGCGACGGCGGCGCCTCCGGGTGCGGACCGAGGCGGTGGCGGTGGAGGCGGTGGCGCGCCCAACGTGCTGGCGGCGACCACGACCATGCATACATTTACTGATGGCTTGCAGGCGCTGGGCTCAGCCCAGGCGCGCGAAAGCATCGTGCTGACCCCGAAGGTCGCCGACACTATTCGCGCCCTCCGCTTCGATAGCGGCGACCGCGTGCGGCGCGGCCAAGTTCTGGTCGAGATGTCGAGCGTCGAGCAGGCCGCCGACATGGCCGAGGCGCGCGCCGCCAACGACGCGGCACAGGAAGAATTGCGCCGCTACCAGGAACTGTTTGAGCGCGGGTTCGCCTCGCAAGCGCGGCTCGATACCGTGCGCGCCGCCGCTGACGCGACTGAGGCGCGGCTGAATGCTGGTGGTTCTCGCATCGCCGACCGAACCATCCGCGCCCCCTTCGCCGGTATCGTGGGCCTGCGCACCGCAAGCCCCGGCCAATTCATGCGTCCAGGCGACCAGATCGGCACGTTGGATGACGTCTCCGAGATCAAGCTCGATTTCGATGTGCCGGAAACGCAGCTCGCGCGCGTGACTCAAGGCGTCGAGATCATTGCGCGCACTGCCGCCTATCCCGATCGCGTCTTCACCGGCCGCATCGCCAACGTCGATAGCCGCGTCGATCCAACGACGCGCACCGTGCGTGTCCGCGCGATGTTGCCGAACGCCGACGAAGTGCTGCGTCCGGGCATGCTGCTGACTGTCGAAGTGCGTTCCAACCCGCGCCAGGCGCTCGCCATTCCGGAGATCGCCATCCTCGATCAAGCGGACGGCGCTTACGTCTATCGCGTCGTTGCGCGCGAAGGTGGCCAAGCGGTTGATCTGGTGCGCATCCAAACCGGCCAGCGCGCTGGCGGCATGGCGGAGGTGCTAGAAGGCCTGAGCGTCGGCGACCGCGTGATCACCGAAGGCGTGCAAAGCGTTCGTCCCGGCCAGCCAGTGCAACTGGGCGAACCGCCTGCGACGGGCGACGCAGCCCAACAGCTCCCACTGCGGCCGCGGGGATAA
- a CDS encoding class II aldolase/adducin family protein: protein MADDAGTSLKGRVSAEEWQARVDCAALYRLVALHGWDDMIFTHISMRVPGPEHHFLINPYGMFFEEMTASSLVKVDLDGNIVSPTQYYINPAGFTIHSAIHGAREDALCVIHLHSDAGVGVSAQKEGLLPLTQNALLVIPQLAYHGYEGVALNLDERERLVADIGDKKLMLLRNHGTLAVGMSAADAFVGIFFLERACAEQVAALSAGRDNVLIAPEAAQQEALGPSKGLAMVSGLAWPGLKRKLDRQLPGYDS from the coding sequence ATGGCTGACGACGCCGGCACATCCTTGAAAGGCCGCGTGAGCGCCGAGGAATGGCAAGCGCGCGTCGATTGCGCCGCGCTGTATCGTCTGGTCGCGCTGCATGGCTGGGACGACATGATCTTCACGCACATCTCGATGCGCGTGCCTGGCCCAGAGCATCACTTCCTGATCAATCCGTACGGGATGTTCTTCGAGGAGATGACTGCCTCGTCGCTGGTCAAAGTAGATCTCGACGGCAACATCGTCTCGCCGACCCAATATTACATCAATCCGGCGGGCTTCACGATCCACTCGGCCATCCACGGCGCGCGCGAAGATGCGCTCTGCGTCATCCATCTGCACTCCGACGCCGGCGTCGGCGTCTCGGCGCAGAAGGAGGGGCTTCTCCCCCTTACCCAAAACGCGCTGCTCGTGATCCCGCAGCTTGCCTATCACGGCTACGAGGGCGTGGCGTTGAACCTCGATGAACGTGAGCGTCTGGTCGCCGACATTGGCGACAAAAAGCTCATGCTGCTCCGCAATCACGGCACGCTCGCTGTCGGCATGAGCGCCGCTGATGCGTTTGTCGGCATCTTTTTCCTCGAGCGCGCGTGCGCCGAGCAAGTGGCCGCGCTGAGCGCCGGCCGTGACAATGTTTTGATTGCGCCGGAAGCCGCGCAACAGGAAGCGCTGGGCCCGAGCAAGGGTCTGGCGATGGTGTCGGGGTTGGCGTGGCCGGGGCTAAAACGCAAACTGGATCGTCAACTGCCGGGCTACGACTCCTAA
- a CDS encoding efflux RND transporter permease subunit: MTLSDLSVRRPVLATVFSLIIIAFGLIAFTRLPLRELPDVDRPVVSINASYPGASAQVVENQITRPIEDQLSGIDGIDIINATSRDGRSSVNIEFTLERDLEDATNDVRNAVDRARGQLPADIDDPTIRKADADADAILWFSLESTNLDRMALTDYADRYIVDRLAVLNGVANVQIGGGFRRSLKIWLDTNALAARGLTVQDVETALRAQNVELPAGYVQSQERDYQVRVARAFETPEQFQRLPLNDPGADGAVVRLGDVARVEIAPEEVRSIFRGNGANQVGIGIVRQSRSNALEVARAVKVEMERIRPGLPEGTNAVLTYDATLFIDRAIQRVGQALLESTLLVVFVIYLFLGSWRAAFIPAAVIPVCLIGAFLVMMIFGFSINLLTLLALVLAIGLVVDDSIVVLENVQRRVDTLGEPPLLAAERGTRQVFFAVVATSAVLVAVFLPLLFVGGYVGRLFVELAITIAGVVVISAFASLSLSPMMCSKLVKSVKTSTRLSRVVDSLLGGLRASYRASLEMALAAKPIVFAVFGGVLFLGFTIFSQLSSELTPPEDRGSINVQIQAPEGAGFEYTSRVVGQVEQVLMTYVESGEAQRIMIVAPGFGDAGTNRFSSGFARVFLANWEDRHRTAAEIETDMNAALGQIPGATVRARATSPFQSGGGGGGDGASIVLLGSTYDMLAPVAERIMDRMRESDTFQRPRMNYQPTSPRVLVQIDRERAASLGVSVQAIGRTLEATMGSRRVNTITDRGEEYYVYLQAERDERSDIADLSNKYVRSDRTGELVPLATLVTMETVGDSAERRRMNRQAAVTIGASIGGDTAIGDALTELEQIALTEIGDQPISIDYTGQARQFKQASGAIIFAFGFALLVVFLVLAAQFESFVHPIVIMLAVPLAVMGGLFGLFLFDNTLNIYSQIGLIILIALGAKNGILIVEFANQLRDEGKSVREAIIEAADLRVRPILMTSIATIVGAIPLVLGHGAGAESRMTIGTVIVFGLAVATMLTLFVVPVFYDLLARYTKSPEATAKAIEDYEHAEALARPAE, encoded by the coding sequence GTGACGCTCTCCGACCTTTCCGTCCGCCGGCCCGTTCTGGCGACGGTGTTCTCACTGATTATCATCGCCTTTGGCCTGATCGCGTTCACGCGCCTGCCGCTGCGCGAGCTGCCTGACGTTGACCGCCCCGTCGTCTCGATCAATGCGAGCTATCCGGGCGCTTCAGCGCAGGTCGTCGAAAACCAGATTACGCGGCCGATCGAAGATCAGCTCTCCGGCATCGACGGCATCGACATTATCAACGCGACCAGCCGCGACGGCCGATCTTCGGTCAACATCGAGTTCACGCTCGAGCGCGATCTCGAAGACGCGACCAATGACGTGCGCAACGCTGTCGATCGCGCGCGCGGTCAGCTGCCAGCGGATATCGACGATCCCACCATCCGTAAGGCTGACGCCGACGCTGACGCGATCCTCTGGTTCAGCCTAGAGTCGACCAACCTAGACCGCATGGCGCTGACTGACTACGCGGACCGCTACATCGTCGATCGTCTCGCCGTGTTGAACGGCGTCGCCAATGTGCAGATCGGCGGCGGCTTCCGCCGATCGCTCAAAATCTGGCTCGACACTAACGCGCTCGCAGCGCGGGGCCTTACCGTGCAAGACGTCGAGACTGCGCTGCGGGCGCAAAACGTCGAACTCCCGGCGGGCTACGTGCAGAGCCAGGAACGCGATTACCAAGTCCGCGTCGCGCGCGCGTTCGAAACGCCGGAGCAATTCCAGCGCCTGCCGCTGAACGACCCTGGCGCCGACGGCGCGGTGGTGCGGCTGGGCGACGTGGCGCGCGTCGAGATCGCGCCGGAAGAAGTGCGCAGCATCTTCCGCGGCAACGGCGCCAACCAAGTCGGTATCGGCATCGTGCGCCAGTCGCGATCGAACGCGCTCGAAGTGGCGCGCGCGGTGAAGGTCGAAATGGAGCGCATCCGGCCGGGCCTGCCCGAGGGTACGAACGCCGTCCTCACCTACGATGCGACCCTCTTCATCGACCGCGCCATTCAGCGCGTCGGCCAGGCGCTGTTGGAATCAACGTTGCTGGTCGTGTTCGTGATCTATTTGTTCCTGGGATCGTGGCGCGCGGCGTTCATCCCGGCGGCGGTCATCCCGGTCTGCTTGATCGGCGCCTTTCTGGTGATGATGATCTTCGGCTTCTCGATCAACCTTCTCACTTTGCTCGCCCTCGTGTTGGCGATTGGATTGGTTGTCGACGACTCCATTGTCGTCCTCGAAAACGTGCAGCGGCGCGTCGATACGCTCGGCGAGCCGCCGCTGTTGGCGGCCGAACGCGGCACGCGGCAAGTGTTCTTCGCGGTGGTGGCGACGTCGGCGGTGTTGGTGGCGGTGTTCCTGCCGCTGCTGTTCGTTGGCGGCTACGTCGGCCGCCTATTCGTCGAGCTCGCGATTACGATCGCAGGCGTCGTGGTGATCTCGGCGTTCGCGTCACTCTCGCTGTCGCCCATGATGTGCTCGAAGCTGGTCAAGTCCGTAAAGACCAGCACGCGCCTGTCGCGCGTGGTCGACAGCCTGCTGGGCGGCTTGCGCGCGTCCTACCGCGCTTCGCTCGAAATGGCGCTCGCCGCGAAGCCAATCGTGTTTGCCGTGTTCGGCGGCGTGCTGTTTCTCGGCTTTACGATCTTCTCGCAGCTCTCCTCTGAGCTGACGCCGCCTGAAGATCGTGGCAGCATCAACGTGCAGATCCAGGCGCCCGAAGGCGCTGGGTTTGAATACACCAGCCGCGTCGTCGGCCAGGTCGAACAGGTGCTGATGACCTACGTCGAAAGCGGCGAGGCGCAGCGCATCATGATCGTCGCACCCGGCTTCGGCGACGCCGGCACCAATCGATTTTCCTCGGGTTTCGCGCGGGTCTTCCTCGCCAACTGGGAAGACCGTCACCGCACCGCCGCCGAAATCGAAACGGACATGAATGCCGCGCTCGGCCAAATCCCCGGCGCGACGGTGCGTGCACGCGCGACCAGCCCATTCCAAAGCGGCGGCGGCGGCGGCGGGGATGGCGCGTCCATCGTGCTGCTTGGCTCGACCTACGACATGCTGGCGCCGGTGGCCGAACGCATCATGGATCGCATGCGCGAGAGCGACACGTTCCAACGCCCCCGCATGAATTATCAGCCGACATCGCCACGTGTGCTGGTCCAGATCGATCGCGAGCGCGCGGCTTCACTCGGTGTCTCGGTGCAGGCAATCGGCCGCACGCTTGAAGCCACCATGGGATCGCGGCGCGTCAACACCATCACCGACCGCGGCGAGGAGTACTACGTCTACCTCCAAGCCGAGCGCGACGAACGCTCCGACATCGCGGATTTGAGCAATAAATATGTGCGATCCGATCGCACCGGTGAATTGGTCCCGCTGGCAACGTTGGTGACCATGGAAACCGTCGGCGATTCCGCCGAACGCCGCCGCATGAACAGGCAGGCGGCTGTCACCATTGGCGCCTCGATCGGCGGCGACACTGCGATCGGGGATGCGCTGACGGAGCTGGAGCAGATCGCGCTCACAGAAATCGGCGATCAGCCGATCTCGATCGACTACACTGGCCAGGCGCGGCAGTTCAAACAAGCCAGCGGCGCCATCATCTTCGCTTTCGGCTTCGCGCTTCTGGTCGTGTTCTTGGTGCTGGCGGCGCAGTTCGAAAGCTTCGTGCACCCGATCGTCATCATGCTCGCGGTGCCGCTTGCCGTGATGGGCGGGCTATTCGGGCTCTTCCTGTTCGACAACACGCTGAACATCTACAGCCAGATCGGGCTCATCATCCTGATTGCGCTGGGCGCCAAGAACGGGATTCTGATCGTCGAGTTCGCCAATCAGCTGCGCGATGAAGGCAAGTCCGTGCGCGAAGCCATCATCGAAGCGGCGGATCTGCGGGTCCGGCCCATCCTGATGACGTCGATCGCGACCATCGTGGGCGCCATTCCGCTTGTACTTGGCCACGGCGCCGGCGCCGAAAGCCGCATGACCATCGGCACTGTGATCGTGTTCGGTCTCGCCGTCGCGACGATGCTGACGCTCTTCGTCGTGCCGGTGTTCTACGATTTGCTGGCGCGCTACACCAAGTCGCCGGAAGCAACGGCGAAGGCGATCGAAGACTACGAGCACGCCGAGGCGCTTGCGCGTCCAGCTGAGTAA
- a CDS encoding anti-sigma factor family protein, which translates to MKLTDEELMAYADGEMPAMDAKRVEAAMAEDPPLAARVARFRAVRRALHTAYDSVLTEPVPERLRALLGDVAANEPPPVVDLAVHRDTRKARFGPPAWAAMAASLVVGVLVGHAVLPSNDLLVGDGRYAGADLARVLDTRLASDATNQSAATRIGLTFRANDGQVCRTFSHAAQAETTSGLACRENDRWAVQVAVHGDAQGEFRQAGADAPAILDAVDAMISGEPFDAEQERAGRESNWAVVP; encoded by the coding sequence ATGAAGCTCACAGATGAAGAACTGATGGCGTACGCCGACGGCGAGATGCCGGCGATGGACGCAAAGCGCGTCGAAGCGGCTATGGCCGAAGATCCACCACTTGCAGCGCGCGTGGCGCGGTTCCGTGCGGTGCGCCGCGCGCTGCATACGGCTTACGATTCAGTACTCACAGAACCCGTCCCGGAGCGGCTGCGCGCGCTACTCGGCGATGTCGCTGCCAATGAACCGCCGCCGGTCGTGGACCTGGCGGTGCATCGTGACACGCGCAAAGCGCGCTTCGGCCCGCCCGCATGGGCCGCGATGGCAGCGAGCCTCGTCGTGGGAGTGCTGGTTGGCCACGCGGTATTACCGTCCAACGATTTGCTTGTCGGCGATGGCCGCTATGCCGGCGCCGATCTCGCGCGTGTGCTCGACACGCGCCTTGCCAGCGACGCCACCAATCAAAGCGCCGCCACCCGCATCGGCCTCACCTTCCGCGCCAATGACGGCCAAGTCTGCCGCACATTCTCGCATGCGGCGCAAGCGGAGACGACATCGGGGCTGGCGTGCCGCGAGAACGATCGCTGGGCCGTGCAGGTTGCGGTCCACGGCGATGCGCAGGGCGAGTTTCGCCAAGCGGGCGCCGACGCGCCGGCTATTCTCGACGCCGTCGATGCGATGATTAGCGGGGAGCCGTTTGACGCTGAACAGGAACGCGCCGGTCGTGAGAGCAACTGGGCGGTCGTTCCGTAA
- a CDS encoding glycine zipper 2TM domain-containing protein, translated as MKALKTLLAATFALGSLSLVSACGTLVGAGVGAAAGCAIDDEDCERGAAVGGVTGAVAGTIIDPP; from the coding sequence ATGAAAGCCCTGAAAACGCTTCTGGCCGCAACGTTCGCCCTCGGCTCACTGAGCTTGGTGTCAGCTTGCGGTACGCTTGTCGGCGCCGGTGTCGGTGCAGCGGCAGGTTGCGCCATCGATGATGAAGATTGTGAACGCGGCGCGGCCGTGGGCGGTGTGACCGGCGCCGTCGCTGGCACGATCATCGATCCGCCGTAA